One genomic segment of Eriocheir sinensis breed Jianghai 21 chromosome 66, ASM2467909v1, whole genome shotgun sequence includes these proteins:
- the LOC126987747 gene encoding neurotrimin-like isoform X1: MAHCTEAVWGMLSLMVMTSLGGSSDDIGLLPRFLKDVPNITVTVGRDALLPCTVEQLRGFKVAWVQVDTQTILTIHKQVITRNPRIALLHNDHRSWHLELKNVKESDRGWYMCQVNTDPMRFKQGYVDVVVPPDIIDKDSSGDITVREGQDVTLTCRAEGHPPPNITWRREDNKDIILHNNQRGRTTGRPYQGTPDSQPSLYGLTNNNNHSEDRNAPPGHEEDENEARGGHHRGWTHGLGNKAKTVEGGTLLLKKVSRLQMGSYLCIASNGVPPSISKRAHLKVQFPPMTWVPQQLEGAYPGQEEMTIECQTEAFPKSINYWTGPNGEMIVPGPKFEPLVVETAYKVEMRLKIRDVETQDFGTYRCVAKNSLGETDGSIRVYAITPPNFDLSSGVTEVSGEGSGEVGGARVGHSTATPPYKQEGGRFKVGQAGKGLNEVSGEYDPSKAYGGRDHEKGHSPIYEYPLEGMQDFEGTGGGVTFQPSPSFLVVVLLGLGLAVGRL, encoded by the exons GCAGCAGCGATGACATTGGTCTGCTCCCGAGGTTCCTGAAGGACGTCCCTAACATCACGGTGACGGTGGGACGCGATGCCCTCCTGCCCTGCACCGTGGAGCAGCTCAGGGGCTTCAAG GTGGCGTGGGTGCAGGTGGACACACAGACGATCCTCACCATCCACAAGCAGGTGATCACGAGGAACCCGCGGATCGCGCTGCTGCACAACGACCATCGCTCGTGGCACCTGGAGCTCAAGAACGTGAAGGAGTCCGACCGTGGCTGGTACATGTGTCAAGTGAATACCGACCCCATGAGGTTCAAACAGGGATACGTGGAcgttgtgg TGCCCCCGGACATCATCGACAAGGACTCCTCTGGGGACATCACGGTGAGGGAGGGCCAGGACGTGACGCTGACGTGCCGTGCCGAGGGCCACCCCCCGCCTAACATCACGTGGCGGCGGGAGGACAACAAGGACATCATCCTCCACAACAACCAGAGAG GCCGTACTACAGGAAGACCATACCAAGGGACACCCGACTCACAGCCCTCCCTCTACGgcctcaccaacaacaacaaccacagcgAGGACAGGAACGCTCCACCGGGACACGAAGAAGACGAGAACGAGGCGAGAGGCGGCCACCACAGAGGCTGGACGCACGGGCTGGGGAACAAGGCGAAGACGGTGGAGGGGGGCACGTTGCTACTGAAGAAGGTGTCACGGCTACAGATGGGGTCCTACCTGTGTATTGCCTCCAACGGTGTCCCGCCCTCCATCAGCAAGCGTGCTCATCTGAAGGTTCAGT tTCCCCCGATGACCTGGGTTCCGCAGCAGCTCGAGGGCGCCTACCCGGGCCAAGAGGAGATGACCATTGAGTGTCAGACGGAGGCCTTCCCGAAGAGCATCAACTACTGGACGGGACCGAACGGGGAAATGATCGTGCCAG GCCCCAAGTTCGAACCGCTGGTGGTGGAGACGGCGTACAAGGTGGAGATGAGACTCAAGATTCGCGACGTGGAGACCCAGGACTTCGGGACGTACCGCTGCGTGGCCAAGAACTCGCTGGGGGAGACGGACGGGAGCATCAGGGTGtatg CGATCACGCCCCCCAACTTCGACCTGAGCAGCGGGGTGACGGAGGTTAGCGGGGAGGGCAGCGGCGAGGTCGGCGGGGCGCGGGTCGGCCACTCCACAGCGACGCCCCCGTACAAGCAAG aGGGCGGCAGGTTCAAGGTTGGCCAGGCAGGGAAGGGACTGAACGAGGTGTCGGGAGAGTATGACCCTAGCAAGGCGTACGGAGGGCGCG ACCACGAGAAGGGACACTCACCCATCTACGAGTACCCGCTGGAGGGCATGCAGGACTTCGAGGGCACAGGCGGCGGCGTGACCTTccaaccctctccttccttcctggtggtggtgctgctggggcTGGGGCTGGCCGTCGGGAGGCTATAG
- the LOC126987747 gene encoding neurotrimin-like isoform X2: MAHCTEAVWGMLSLMVMTSLGGSSDDIGLLPRFLKDVPNITVTVGRDALLPCTVEQLRGFKVAWVQVDTQTILTIHKQVITRNPRIALLHNDHRSWHLELKNVKESDRGWYMCQVNTDPMRFKQGYVDVVVPPDIIDKDSSGDITVREGQDVTLTCRAEGHPPPNITWRREDNKDIILHNNQRGRTTGRPYQGTPDSQPSLYGLTNNNNHSEDRNAPPGHEEDENEARGGHHRGWTHGLGNKAKTVEGGTLLLKKVSRLQMGSYLCIASNGVPPSISKRAHLKVQFPPMTWVPQQLEGAYPGQEEMTIECQTEAFPKSINYWTGPNGEMIVPGPKFEPLVVETAYKVEMRLKIRDVETQDFGTYRCVAKNSLGETDGSIRVYAITPPNFDLSSGVTEVSGEGSGEVGGARVGHSTATPPYKQDHEKGHSPIYEYPLEGMQDFEGTGGGVTFQPSPSFLVVVLLGLGLAVGRL, from the exons GCAGCAGCGATGACATTGGTCTGCTCCCGAGGTTCCTGAAGGACGTCCCTAACATCACGGTGACGGTGGGACGCGATGCCCTCCTGCCCTGCACCGTGGAGCAGCTCAGGGGCTTCAAG GTGGCGTGGGTGCAGGTGGACACACAGACGATCCTCACCATCCACAAGCAGGTGATCACGAGGAACCCGCGGATCGCGCTGCTGCACAACGACCATCGCTCGTGGCACCTGGAGCTCAAGAACGTGAAGGAGTCCGACCGTGGCTGGTACATGTGTCAAGTGAATACCGACCCCATGAGGTTCAAACAGGGATACGTGGAcgttgtgg TGCCCCCGGACATCATCGACAAGGACTCCTCTGGGGACATCACGGTGAGGGAGGGCCAGGACGTGACGCTGACGTGCCGTGCCGAGGGCCACCCCCCGCCTAACATCACGTGGCGGCGGGAGGACAACAAGGACATCATCCTCCACAACAACCAGAGAG GCCGTACTACAGGAAGACCATACCAAGGGACACCCGACTCACAGCCCTCCCTCTACGgcctcaccaacaacaacaaccacagcgAGGACAGGAACGCTCCACCGGGACACGAAGAAGACGAGAACGAGGCGAGAGGCGGCCACCACAGAGGCTGGACGCACGGGCTGGGGAACAAGGCGAAGACGGTGGAGGGGGGCACGTTGCTACTGAAGAAGGTGTCACGGCTACAGATGGGGTCCTACCTGTGTATTGCCTCCAACGGTGTCCCGCCCTCCATCAGCAAGCGTGCTCATCTGAAGGTTCAGT tTCCCCCGATGACCTGGGTTCCGCAGCAGCTCGAGGGCGCCTACCCGGGCCAAGAGGAGATGACCATTGAGTGTCAGACGGAGGCCTTCCCGAAGAGCATCAACTACTGGACGGGACCGAACGGGGAAATGATCGTGCCAG GCCCCAAGTTCGAACCGCTGGTGGTGGAGACGGCGTACAAGGTGGAGATGAGACTCAAGATTCGCGACGTGGAGACCCAGGACTTCGGGACGTACCGCTGCGTGGCCAAGAACTCGCTGGGGGAGACGGACGGGAGCATCAGGGTGtatg CGATCACGCCCCCCAACTTCGACCTGAGCAGCGGGGTGACGGAGGTTAGCGGGGAGGGCAGCGGCGAGGTCGGCGGGGCGCGGGTCGGCCACTCCACAGCGACGCCCCCGTACAAGCAAG ACCACGAGAAGGGACACTCACCCATCTACGAGTACCCGCTGGAGGGCATGCAGGACTTCGAGGGCACAGGCGGCGGCGTGACCTTccaaccctctccttccttcctggtggtggtgctgctggggcTGGGGCTGGCCGTCGGGAGGCTATAG